A window of Borrelia duttonii Ly genomic DNA:
ATATCGCTGCTAATAATGCTGGAGGTGCTGCAGGAGCTGATGTTGATAAGCTAGTAAAGGGAATTAAAGGGATTGTTGATATAGTACTTAAAGGTGTAGGAAATGCAGAGGCTGGGAATGATAAAAAGGCTAGTGATGGTTCTACTGCAAGAACTGCTAATGGTGGGAATGATGAAGCAGGGAAATTATTTGGTAATGCTGCTATTGGTGCTGCTGATAATGCAAAGAAGACAGCAGCAGATGCAGCAAAAGCAGTAGGAGCAGTGACCGGAGCTGATATTCTGCAGGCTATAGTTAAAAATGTTTCAGCTACTGATGCAAATGCAAAAGATGGAACAATAGCAGGAGCTATAGCATTGCGAGCTATGGCAAAGAATGGTAAATTTGCTAATGATAATGCTGGAACTGCTGAAGTTACTACTGCAGTTAAAGGGGCGCTGCTGTTAGTGCAGTAACTAAGGCGCTAGATACATTAACAGTAGCAATAAGGAAGATAATAGATGCAGGACTTAAAGAAGTAAAAGCAGTAATGAAAATTAATGCTAATGCTACTCCTGTGGTGTCTGATAAGAGTGCTTCTGATGCTAAGAATCAATGGCTAAAATTATATGACTGAATAATAAAATAAGATAAATAAAGTTATAACGGGAAGATACTGAGAGTTAAGTTCTTAGTATCTTTTATTTTATTTTGTCTAAAAGATATATTTTATTTGATATTGCTAACATTTGTTATTTATTATCCGTTAATTCATAGTTGTGTCCATTTTGTTTTTTTGATTCTCCTTTAAAGATAAGCTAGAAAAAAATAAAAAATAAGGAGGCTAGAAGAATGAATATAGAGAAAAAAGGAGAGGGGAAAGTAAGAGTAAAAGTAGTAATATTAATGGTGATGATGATGGTGATGATGGGATGTAATAGTGGAGGAGGAATAAAGGAAGGAGAGGGAGAGAGTTCTCAGAGTAAATTTTTGAAGTCTATTATTGGTTTAAGGAATGAATTTTTGAATGTTTTTACTTCTTTTGGGGATATGGTTGGAGGAATATTAGGGTTTAATGCTGTTAAGTCGGATGATAAGAGAAGTAAAGTGGGAGAACATTTTAAGACTATTGGAGATGGATTAAAGAGTACTAAGGATAAATTGGATGCTTTAGCTAAAGATATATCTTCTACTGCATATGCTGATATTACAGCGGTTGAGACTGTTATTAAAGGTACTAGTGAAATTATTGCAAAATTAGTAACTTCTGTAACTAAGCTTGCTGGGGTTGTTGGTGATACTGATATAGGTGATAATGCTGCTGCTGCCGTGGCTGCTGATGCGGCTGGGGTTAAGACTGTTATTGATGAGATTAAGATTATAGTTGAGACTGCTATTAATTCTGGAGTAAATATTGGGAAAGGGATTACTGGTGGTGAAGTGGCTGCTGGTGCTAATACTGATGCACCTGCTGTTCTTACTGCCAATGCTGCAGTTGGTGCTGGTGCTGCTTCAAAACTAGCAGGTGAGGTGTCAAAAGCAGATCCATGGGCAATGATTGATAAGATTCATAATGCTAAGGTTGTTGAGCTTACTCAAGATAATAATAATGAGGCTGGTGCGTTAGCTACTAAAATTGGTGCTAATAACTATGGGGCAAAAACTAATGCAGATTTGGCAGCAGCAGTAGCTCTGAAGGCAATGACTAAGAGTGGTAAATTTAGTGCTGCTGCTAATGAAGCTGGAGCAGTTAAAGCATCAGCAGTAAGTGCAGTAAATAAGGTATTAGGGATATTGGATGTAATAATTAAGAAAACAGTAGAAAGTAATTTAGATAAAATAAGAGAAGCAGTCAAGGGAATAAAATACTCTGAGAGTATTGGAGTTAACTCTACTAAATCTGATACTATTCAAGCTACAACCACTAAATAAATTAGTAATTTAAGTAATAAAAGATAAAATAAATCATTAAGTACAACACTTCTCTTTATTTAGGGAAGTTGTTTTCTTTTATTTAGATGTATTTCATTTTGTATTCTTTATATTGTAATGAAAAATATTAAGTTTATTGTATGGTGATTTTTTAAGAAAGATAATATTTAAAAAATAATGAGCTTTAATTTTACTTACATGAGATGCTTTAGTTGTTTAACAAGATTTAACGGTATACACATCATATCCTGAATATTAAAAATATATTACATATTAGGATCCAAATAGATTATATTTTACATAATTTATGTATTTTTTTGTAGAAAAGTTAATGTTAAAGATTTTATGTTTTTGAATTGATAACAAACAAAATAAAATTGTCATTTATTCATTCAATTTATCCATTAATTTATTGATCTCTGTGTTCGTCTTATTTTTTGTGTGTTCTTATTTAAAAGAAAATCTATAAAAAAAACAAGGAGGCGAAGAAAGAAATGAAAGGAATAAAAGGGAAGGAAGAATTGGGAAATAAAGAGGAGAGTAGGAAGGGAAGAGTGAAAAGAGTAAAGGGAATAATGGTGATGGTGATGATGATAGTGATGGGATGTAATAGTGGAGGAGTTGCGGGAGGAGGGGGGAAGGTAGACTTTTATTAGTCAAAGAAGAATAGTTTTTTAGAGTCATTAGTTGCGATAGGAGAAGCGTTTCAGGAGATTTTTGTTGGGTTTGGGGAGTGCTTTTGGAGATGTATTAGGATTTAGTGTAGTTAAAGTGGGGGATAAAAAAAGTAAGGTAGGAGAACACTTTGAAAAAGTAAAAAAGGGATTTGAAGATACTAATAAAAAATTAAAAGAGCTGGAGGGTGATATTTCTGGGGTAAAGAGTGTTGATGTGAGTACAATTAAAGTAGTTGAAAATACAATTAAAGGAGCGGGTGGTGTTTTTGATAAATTAATTAGTTCACTCACTAAATTTACTGGTGTAGTTTATGATGGTTCTGATATTGGTCATAACGATAATAATGCTGCTGGTGGTGTTGAAAAAGCTAGCGTTGATACCGTAATTACAGAAATTAAAAATATCATTGATATAGCAGAGAAATCTGGAGTGAAAATTGTTTCGGGGAATGCTGGTGATAAGGTAACAGCTGCTGCTAATACCGATGCTCCTGCTGTGTTGGGTGGTCATATGCTACTCTTGGTG
This region includes:
- a CDS encoding variable large family protein, giving the protein MNIEKKGEGKVRVKVVILMVMMMVMMGCNSGGGIKEGEGESSQSKFLKSIIGLRNEFLNVFTSFGDMVGGILGFNAVKSDDKRSKVGEHFKTIGDGLKSTKDKLDALAKDISSTAYADITAVETVIKGTSEIIAKLVTSVTKLAGVVGDTDIGDNAAAAVAADAAGVKTVIDEIKIIVETAINSGVNIGKGITGGEVAAGANTDAPAVLTANAAVGAGAASKLAGEVSKADPWAMIDKIHNAKVVELTQDNNNEAGALATKIGANNYGAKTNADLAAAVALKAMTKSGKFSAAANEAGAVKASAVSAVNKVLGILDVIIKKTVESNLDKIREAVKGIKYSESIGVNSTKSDTIQATTTK